In Microbacterium laevaniformans, a single window of DNA contains:
- a CDS encoding uracil-xanthine permease family protein, with translation MPIWTQHGDGRTVEPGAVVKPHERLGWPATIAIGAQHVVAMFGATFLVPLLTGFPVSTTLLFSGIGTLLFLVLTGNRLPSYLGSSFAFIAPILALGPGGGKALETGEQISQALLGVFVAGVLLAGIGLLVQATGTGWIEKLMPPVVSGAIVALIGLNLAPVAWTNFQQDALLGGITLAACILFAVFFRGFLGRISIFLGVVVGYVVAALMGRVKWDGVADAAWVGLPQFHLPAFGDAHAWAMLPMFLPVILVLIAENVGHVRGVATMTGDPSINKRTGRALIADGLATTIAGLGGGSGTTTYGENIGVMAATRVYSTAAYWVAGTVAILLAFSPKIGAVIFAMPAGVLGGVTTALYGLIGVIGIKIWVDNQVDFSRPVNQYTVAVAFVIAIAGFTMNLGTLSFGAIVLGTVTALVIYHLGNAIARARKTGADDGGPIVPIGPLGGDPENVG, from the coding sequence ATGCCCATCTGGACTCAGCACGGAGACGGCCGCACCGTCGAGCCCGGCGCCGTCGTCAAGCCGCACGAACGCCTCGGCTGGCCGGCGACCATCGCGATCGGCGCCCAGCACGTGGTCGCCATGTTCGGTGCGACATTCCTCGTGCCGCTGCTCACCGGGTTCCCGGTCTCGACCACGCTGCTGTTCTCCGGTATCGGCACCCTGCTGTTCCTGGTCCTCACCGGCAACCGCCTGCCCAGCTACCTCGGCAGCTCGTTCGCGTTCATCGCGCCGATCCTCGCCCTCGGCCCGGGCGGCGGCAAGGCGCTGGAGACCGGCGAGCAGATCAGTCAGGCCCTGCTCGGCGTGTTCGTCGCCGGCGTGCTGCTGGCCGGCATCGGGTTGCTCGTGCAGGCCACCGGCACCGGCTGGATCGAGAAGCTCATGCCGCCGGTCGTCTCGGGCGCGATCGTCGCACTCATCGGCCTGAACCTCGCCCCCGTGGCGTGGACGAACTTCCAGCAGGACGCGCTGCTCGGCGGCATCACGCTGGCCGCGTGCATCCTCTTCGCGGTGTTCTTCCGTGGGTTCCTGGGCCGCATCTCGATCTTCCTCGGCGTCGTCGTCGGCTATGTCGTGGCCGCGCTGATGGGTCGCGTGAAATGGGACGGCGTCGCGGATGCCGCGTGGGTCGGCCTCCCCCAGTTCCACCTGCCCGCGTTCGGCGACGCGCACGCCTGGGCGATGCTGCCGATGTTCCTGCCCGTCATCCTCGTGCTGATCGCCGAGAACGTGGGCCACGTGCGCGGCGTCGCCACCATGACCGGCGACCCCTCGATCAACAAGCGCACCGGTCGCGCGCTGATCGCCGACGGCCTGGCGACCACCATCGCGGGCTTGGGCGGAGGCTCGGGAACGACCACGTACGGCGAGAACATCGGCGTCATGGCCGCAACCCGTGTGTACTCGACGGCCGCCTACTGGGTCGCCGGCACCGTGGCGATCCTGCTGGCCTTCTCCCCGAAGATCGGCGCAGTGATCTTCGCGATGCCCGCGGGCGTGCTCGGCGGCGTGACGACCGCGCTCTACGGCCTCATCGGCGTCATCGGCATCAAGATCTGGGTCGACAACCAGGTGGACTTCTCCCGCCCGGTCAACCAGTACACGGTCGCCGTGGCCTTCGTCATCGCGATCGCGGGCTTCACGATGAACCTCGGAACGCTCAGCTTCGGCGCCATCGTCCTGGGCACCGTGACCGCTCTCGTCATCTACCACCTCGGCAACGCCATCGCCCGGGCGCGCAAGACCGGCGCGGATGACGGCGGGCCGATCGTGCCCATCGGCCCGCTCGGCGGCGACCCCGAGAACGTCGGCTGA
- the purS gene encoding phosphoribosylformylglycinamidine synthase subunit PurS, with protein sequence MPTIVVDVMPKAELLDPQGKAVAGALGRLGVEGFSAVRIGKRFELTVDVADEKTLETVRTLADEVLSNAVIEDVVGIEVVE encoded by the coding sequence ATGCCCACCATCGTCGTCGATGTCATGCCCAAGGCCGAGCTGCTGGACCCGCAGGGCAAGGCCGTCGCCGGCGCCCTCGGCCGCCTCGGTGTGGAGGGCTTCTCGGCCGTCCGCATCGGCAAGCGCTTCGAGCTCACCGTCGACGTCGCCGACGAGAAGACGCTCGAGACGGTGCGCACTCTGGCCGACGAGGTGCTCTCCAACGCGGTGATCGAGGACGTCGTGGGCATCGAGGTCGTCGAATGA
- a CDS encoding carbohydrate ABC transporter permease, which produces MSVFNEQAVPVVDDALPTPGRGEKKRRPRHVKGTRPGWIVYACLAAVLVGSLFPFYWSLLIGSGDSYTIRDPNMSWIPGGNFFANAAKVMNDPAVNFWMALWNSIISSGLIAISVVFFSTLAGWAFAKLTFKGSSWLLVFVIATMAVPTQLGVVPLYILFSDMGWTGQLGAIIVPALVSAFGVFWMTQYLRQAVPDELIEAARVDGASSFRTFLTVGLPAARPAAAMLALFTFVSAWNNFFWPFIVLDRQNPTLPVALSLLQSNYFVDYSIVLAGVLLATIPLLILFVFAGKQLVSGIMQGAVKG; this is translated from the coding sequence ATGAGCGTCTTCAACGAACAGGCCGTCCCCGTCGTCGACGACGCGCTGCCGACCCCGGGCCGGGGCGAGAAGAAGCGTCGTCCGCGCCACGTCAAGGGCACCCGCCCGGGCTGGATCGTCTACGCGTGCCTCGCCGCCGTGCTCGTCGGCAGCCTCTTTCCCTTCTACTGGTCGCTGCTGATCGGATCCGGCGACTCGTACACGATCCGCGACCCCAACATGTCGTGGATCCCGGGCGGCAACTTCTTCGCCAACGCCGCGAAGGTCATGAACGATCCCGCCGTGAACTTCTGGATGGCCCTGTGGAACTCGATCATCAGCTCCGGCCTGATCGCCATCTCGGTCGTCTTCTTCTCCACGCTCGCAGGCTGGGCGTTCGCCAAGCTCACGTTCAAGGGATCGAGCTGGCTGCTCGTCTTCGTCATCGCGACGATGGCCGTCCCCACCCAGCTCGGCGTCGTGCCGCTGTACATCCTGTTCAGCGACATGGGCTGGACCGGTCAGCTCGGCGCGATCATCGTGCCCGCCCTCGTGAGCGCGTTCGGTGTGTTCTGGATGACGCAGTACCTGCGCCAGGCGGTGCCCGACGAGCTGATCGAGGCGGCCCGCGTCGACGGGGCGAGCTCGTTCCGCACCTTCCTGACCGTTGGGCTGCCGGCCGCGCGACCGGCCGCCGCGATGCTCGCGCTGTTCACCTTCGTGTCGGCGTGGAACAACTTCTTCTGGCCGTTCATCGTTCTCGACCGGCAGAACCCGACGCTCCCTGTGGCGCTGTCGCTCCTGCAGTCCAACTACTTCGTCGACTACTCGATCGTGCTCGCGGGTGTGCTCCTGGCCACCATTCCGCTGCTGATCCTATTCGTGTTCGCCGGCAAGCAGCTGGTCAGTGGCATCATGCAAGGCGCGGTCAAGGGCTGA
- the murQ gene encoding N-acetylmuramic acid 6-phosphate etherase has protein sequence MTAPVSAVTTEQQNPRTRALDAMSVTELLTAMNEEDRRVPVAVAAAIGQIARAVDLAVAALGAGGRLIYLGAGTSGRLGVLDAAECPPTFGTDPGQVRGVLAGGRAAMFEAVENAEDSVEFAVADLQAIELSAADVVVGIAASGRTPYVIGGLDHARAIGAATVALAANPNAEISEHADVAIEIDNGPEVLTGSTRLKAGTSQKLVLNMISTATMVRLGKVYGNLMVDVRPTNEKLVDRAVRIVQAATGCDRSRAESALADADGHAKTAIVAVLCGIGAAAARERLADAHGFVRAAIDDAAPAGAAPTDQR, from the coding sequence ATGACCGCTCCCGTGTCCGCCGTCACCACGGAACAGCAGAACCCGCGTACCCGGGCGCTCGACGCCATGAGCGTCACCGAGCTGCTCACCGCGATGAACGAGGAGGATCGCCGCGTGCCCGTGGCCGTCGCCGCCGCGATCGGACAGATCGCCCGTGCGGTCGATCTCGCCGTCGCCGCCCTCGGCGCCGGCGGCCGGCTCATCTACCTGGGCGCCGGCACGAGCGGACGGCTCGGGGTGCTGGATGCCGCGGAGTGCCCGCCCACCTTCGGCACCGATCCGGGACAGGTGCGGGGGGTGCTCGCGGGTGGGCGCGCCGCCATGTTCGAGGCCGTGGAGAACGCCGAAGACTCCGTCGAGTTCGCCGTCGCCGACCTGCAGGCCATCGAACTGAGCGCTGCCGACGTCGTCGTGGGAATCGCCGCCTCCGGCCGCACGCCCTACGTCATCGGCGGCCTCGACCACGCGCGCGCGATCGGCGCGGCGACGGTGGCCCTTGCCGCCAACCCGAATGCCGAGATCAGCGAGCATGCCGACGTCGCGATCGAGATCGACAACGGTCCCGAAGTGCTCACCGGTTCCACTCGGCTGAAGGCGGGCACGAGTCAGAAGCTGGTGCTGAACATGATCTCCACGGCGACGATGGTGCGCCTCGGCAAGGTCTACGGCAATCTCATGGTCGATGTCCGCCCGACCAACGAGAAGCTCGTCGACCGCGCAGTCCGCATCGTGCAGGCCGCCACCGGATGCGACCGCTCACGCGCCGAGAGCGCACTGGCCGACGCCGACGGCCACGCGAAGACCGCCATCGTGGCGGTCCTCTGCGGAATCGGCGCCGCCGCCGCCCGCGAACGACTCGCGGACGCGCACGGCTTCGTCCGCGCCGCCATCGACGACGCGGCCCCCGCCGGCGCCGCCCCCACCGACCAGCGCTAG
- a CDS encoding ABC transporter substrate-binding protein, giving the protein MNTRALRRIGLVAGVATTSALVLAGCAGGGGGAATADPNEKVTLTVATFNDFGYSDALFAEYTKEHPNVTIVHNKAATSNDARANYFQKLGKTGLADIEAIEVDWLPEVMKYSDLLAPVPADLKSRWLDWKTKAATDPKGNLIGYGTDIGPEGVCYRSDLFAAAGLPTDRESVAKLLTGDWKTYFDTGAKYTAATGKAFFDSAGGTYQGMINQVEAAYENPSDGKITIDPQVETIYNQVLDAAKTQSAHLSQWSDDWMAGLSNGSFATMLCPGWMLGVISGNAKDVKGWDIANVFPGGGGNWGGSYLTVPANGKNVAAAQQLADWLTSPDTQLKAFEAAGTFPSQVDAMKSDTLLSSKNEFFNNAPVGQILTDRANAVTVSPFKGQFYFQINDAMQKALTRVEEGTQDKTASWAQWQTEVAAIK; this is encoded by the coding sequence GTGAACACACGCGCACTGCGGCGCATCGGCCTCGTGGCCGGCGTCGCGACCACCTCCGCCCTCGTCCTCGCCGGCTGCGCCGGTGGCGGCGGCGGAGCAGCCACGGCCGACCCCAACGAGAAGGTCACCCTGACCGTTGCGACCTTCAACGACTTCGGATACTCGGACGCCCTGTTCGCCGAGTACACGAAGGAGCACCCGAACGTCACGATCGTGCACAACAAGGCGGCCACGAGCAACGACGCGCGCGCCAACTACTTCCAGAAGCTCGGCAAGACCGGCCTCGCCGACATCGAGGCCATCGAGGTCGACTGGCTGCCCGAGGTCATGAAGTACTCCGACCTGCTCGCGCCCGTTCCCGCCGACCTGAAGAGCCGCTGGCTGGACTGGAAGACCAAGGCCGCCACCGACCCCAAGGGCAACCTCATCGGCTATGGCACCGACATCGGCCCCGAGGGCGTCTGCTACCGCTCCGACCTGTTCGCCGCGGCGGGCCTGCCGACCGACCGCGAGTCGGTCGCGAAGCTGCTCACCGGCGACTGGAAGACCTACTTCGACACCGGTGCCAAGTACACCGCCGCGACCGGCAAGGCGTTCTTCGACTCCGCCGGCGGCACCTACCAGGGCATGATCAACCAGGTCGAGGCCGCGTACGAGAACCCCTCGGACGGCAAGATCACCATCGACCCGCAGGTCGAGACGATCTACAACCAGGTGCTCGACGCCGCCAAGACGCAGTCCGCCCACCTCAGCCAGTGGTCCGACGACTGGATGGCCGGCCTGTCCAACGGCTCGTTCGCGACGATGCTCTGCCCGGGCTGGATGCTCGGTGTCATCTCCGGTAACGCCAAGGACGTCAAGGGCTGGGACATCGCCAACGTCTTCCCCGGCGGCGGCGGCAACTGGGGCGGTTCGTACCTCACCGTCCCCGCCAACGGCAAGAACGTCGCGGCTGCCCAGCAGCTCGCCGACTGGCTGACCAGCCCCGACACGCAGCTCAAGGCGTTCGAGGCGGCCGGCACGTTCCCGAGCCAGGTCGACGCGATGAAGTCCGACACGCTGCTGAGCTCGAAGAACGAGTTCTTCAACAACGCTCCGGTGGGCCAGATCCTCACCGACCGCGCCAACGCGGTCACCGTGTCGCCCTTCAAGGGCCAGTTCTACTTCCAGATCAACGACGCGATGCAGAAGGCTCTGACGCGCGTCGAAGAGGGAACGCAGGACAAGACCGCCTCGTGGGCGCAGTGGCAGACGGAAGTCGCCGCCATCAAGTAA
- a CDS encoding GH1 family beta-glucosidase — translation MTEFSRSFPEGFLFGAATAAYQIEGAAFEDGRTASIWDAFSRVPGAVIAADNGDVACDHYHRFRDDVSLMKDLGLDTYRFSVSWSRVRPDGGPVNRKGLDFYERLVDELRANDILPWLTLYHWDMPQAIEEKGGWTVRSTSEQFLEYALSVHDALGDRVQNWTTLNEPWCSSFLSYTAGIHAPGRYSATDGVLAAHHLMLGHGAVVRELRERDADLRLGITLNLTVADAVDPADAADADAARRIDGQFNRWFLDPIFRGAYPADVIEDIRAVAPEAIDALDEANQPGDLATISQPLDALGVNYYHGEFVGGAPDPQPPLPGDAPTDRPAASPFPSHEGIYWHDRGLPRTNMHWEVQPEGLTRLLQRVWAEYAQPAGTALYVTENGASYDDELVVEDGVARVHDLERTQFLLAHLEAILDAADAGVDVRGYFYWSLLDNFEWAWGYAKRFGIVHVDYDTQVRTAKDSALEYRRVIAARALDDAAVPVSGTVPHPGAPISTLQR, via the coding sequence ATGACAGAGTTCTCCCGCTCCTTCCCGGAGGGCTTCCTCTTCGGCGCGGCCACCGCCGCGTACCAGATCGAAGGCGCTGCTTTCGAGGACGGTCGCACGGCATCCATCTGGGACGCGTTCAGCCGCGTGCCCGGCGCCGTGATCGCCGCCGACAACGGTGATGTCGCGTGCGATCACTACCACCGCTTCCGCGACGACGTGTCCCTCATGAAGGACCTCGGTCTCGACACGTATCGCTTCTCGGTCTCGTGGTCGCGGGTGCGTCCCGACGGGGGGCCGGTCAACCGCAAGGGGCTCGACTTCTACGAGCGCCTGGTCGACGAGCTGCGGGCCAACGACATCCTGCCGTGGCTCACGCTGTATCACTGGGACATGCCGCAGGCGATCGAGGAGAAGGGCGGCTGGACCGTCCGTTCCACGAGCGAGCAGTTCCTCGAGTACGCGCTGAGCGTTCACGACGCGCTGGGCGACCGGGTGCAGAACTGGACGACGCTCAACGAGCCCTGGTGCTCGTCGTTCCTCAGCTACACCGCCGGCATCCACGCGCCGGGCCGCTACAGCGCGACCGATGGCGTGCTCGCCGCCCACCACCTCATGCTCGGCCATGGCGCGGTCGTGCGCGAGCTCCGTGAGCGCGACGCCGATCTGCGCCTCGGCATCACCCTGAATCTCACCGTGGCCGACGCCGTCGACCCCGCGGATGCCGCGGATGCCGATGCTGCCCGCCGCATCGACGGGCAGTTCAACCGGTGGTTCCTCGATCCGATCTTTCGCGGCGCGTACCCCGCCGATGTGATCGAGGACATCCGCGCCGTCGCGCCCGAGGCCATCGACGCCCTCGACGAGGCGAACCAGCCGGGTGACCTGGCGACCATCTCGCAGCCGCTGGACGCGCTCGGGGTGAACTACTACCACGGCGAGTTCGTGGGTGGCGCACCCGACCCGCAGCCACCGCTGCCGGGCGACGCGCCGACCGACCGGCCCGCGGCATCCCCCTTCCCGTCGCACGAGGGCATCTACTGGCACGATCGTGGTCTGCCGCGCACCAACATGCACTGGGAGGTGCAGCCCGAGGGGCTGACGCGTCTGCTGCAGCGCGTCTGGGCCGAGTACGCCCAGCCGGCCGGCACCGCCCTGTACGTCACCGAGAACGGCGCGTCCTACGACGACGAACTCGTCGTCGAGGACGGCGTCGCCCGCGTGCACGACCTCGAGCGCACGCAGTTCCTGCTCGCCCATCTGGAGGCGATCCTCGATGCCGCGGATGCGGGCGTGGACGTGCGGGGGTACTTCTACTGGTCGCTCCTGGACAACTTCGAATGGGCCTGGGGATATGCCAAGCGCTTCGGGATCGTCCACGTCGATTACGACACCCAGGTGCGCACCGCGAAAGACAGCGCGCTGGAGTATCGTCGGGTCATCGCCGCCCGCGCACTCGACGACGCGGCGGTTCCGGTCTCCGGGACCGTCCCGCACCCCGGCGCTCCGATCTCGACGCTTCAGAGGTAG
- a CDS encoding carbohydrate ABC transporter permease: MDTTRTSTRVRGTAATAARQSKRIGFGSRLSSWDLKLSPYLYISPFFILFLVVGLFPIGYTAVISFMDWDLVRNSGTFVGFDQYATVISDPKFWAALRNTFSIFLLSSVPQLIAAVFIAALLDQNIRAKTFWRMGVLVPYVMAPVAVALIFSNMFGDQYGIINTWLSSIGLPPVMWHSDTFASHIAIATMVNFRWTGYNTLILLAAMQAIPRDYYEAATVDGAGKVRQFFAITLPSLRPTLIFVIITSTIGGLQIFDEPRMYDQTGTGGANNQWLTISLWLYDLGWGQWNLGRAAALAWILFIIILVIGVINLFITRNLVRDEGSRNTLTRAQMRAARRAARAAVAADRAAASEPRRTNESAEVTR; encoded by the coding sequence GTGGACACCACCAGAACCTCCACGCGCGTGCGCGGCACCGCCGCCACCGCCGCGCGTCAGTCGAAACGGATCGGCTTCGGCAGCCGGCTGAGCTCGTGGGACCTCAAGCTCTCGCCGTACCTCTACATCTCCCCGTTCTTCATCCTGTTCCTCGTCGTCGGGCTCTTCCCGATCGGGTACACCGCGGTGATCTCCTTCATGGACTGGGACCTGGTGCGAAACTCCGGCACGTTCGTCGGGTTCGACCAGTACGCCACCGTGATCTCCGACCCGAAGTTCTGGGCGGCGCTGCGCAACACCTTCAGCATCTTCCTGCTGTCGTCGGTGCCGCAGCTCATCGCCGCCGTGTTCATCGCGGCGCTGCTGGATCAGAACATCCGGGCCAAGACCTTCTGGCGCATGGGCGTACTCGTCCCCTACGTCATGGCCCCGGTCGCCGTGGCCCTGATCTTCTCGAACATGTTCGGTGACCAGTACGGCATCATCAACACCTGGCTGAGCAGCATCGGGCTGCCTCCCGTCATGTGGCATTCCGACACCTTCGCCAGCCACATCGCGATCGCCACGATGGTGAACTTCCGGTGGACCGGATACAACACCCTCATCCTGCTGGCGGCCATGCAGGCCATCCCGCGCGACTACTACGAGGCCGCGACCGTCGACGGAGCCGGAAAGGTGCGCCAGTTCTTCGCGATCACCCTGCCGAGCCTGCGCCCCACCCTGATCTTCGTCATCATCACGTCCACCATCGGTGGCCTGCAGATCTTCGACGAGCCGCGCATGTACGACCAGACCGGCACCGGCGGCGCGAACAACCAGTGGCTGACGATCTCGCTCTGGCTCTACGACCTCGGCTGGGGCCAGTGGAACCTGGGCCGCGCCGCCGCGCTGGCCTGGATCCTCTTCATCATCATCCTGGTGATCGGCGTCATCAACCTCTTCATCACCCGCAACCTGGTGCGCGACGAAGGAAGCCGCAACACCCTCACCCGGGCACAGATGCGCGCCGCCCGACGCGCAGCCCGTGCCGCGGTCGCCGCCGATCGCGCGGCGGCATCCGAACCCCGTCGCACGAACGAATCAGCGGAGGTGACGCGATGA
- a CDS encoding LacI family DNA-binding transcriptional regulator, with the protein MTIDTPRVAPTIEEVAAAAGVSRSTVSRVVNGSTAVSPAALEAVRRAIADLNYVPNRAARSLASRATMAIALVVPEDTTRFFGDPFFASVVSGINTRLSRSEYVLNLIIASDDPGDKTSAYVRSGAVDGAIVVSHHTSDTFIDRIAHVVPVVYGGRPVRERERDYYVDVDNVAGGREATEYLIGRGFRRIATIAGPVTMPAGIDRLVGFRDALSAAGLEPVAEEDGNFTADGGSAAMQRILETGVEFDALFVASDLMARGALAALGRAGIRVPEDVAIVGFDDSPVARTVSPQLTTMRQPSHEQGERMADMLLSILSGGTPDRVTILPTELIVRDSA; encoded by the coding sequence GTGACCATCGACACCCCGCGAGTCGCCCCGACGATCGAAGAAGTCGCGGCCGCCGCGGGAGTGTCGCGGTCGACCGTCTCCCGCGTCGTCAACGGCTCCACGGCCGTGAGCCCGGCGGCTCTGGAAGCGGTGCGGCGCGCCATCGCGGACCTGAACTACGTGCCCAACCGTGCCGCGCGCTCGCTCGCGAGCCGCGCCACGATGGCGATCGCACTCGTCGTGCCCGAGGACACCACCCGGTTCTTCGGCGACCCGTTCTTCGCCTCGGTCGTGTCGGGAATCAACACGCGCCTCAGCCGGTCGGAGTACGTGCTCAACCTGATCATCGCGAGCGACGATCCGGGTGACAAGACCTCGGCATACGTGCGCAGCGGCGCCGTCGACGGTGCGATCGTCGTCTCGCACCACACGAGCGACACGTTCATCGACCGCATCGCGCACGTCGTGCCGGTCGTCTACGGCGGCCGTCCCGTGCGGGAGCGCGAACGCGACTACTACGTCGACGTCGACAACGTCGCCGGCGGACGAGAGGCGACCGAGTATCTGATCGGTCGAGGCTTCCGCCGCATCGCGACGATCGCCGGCCCTGTGACGATGCCGGCCGGCATCGACCGTCTCGTGGGCTTTCGCGATGCGCTCTCCGCCGCCGGGCTCGAGCCGGTCGCCGAGGAGGACGGCAACTTCACGGCCGACGGCGGCTCGGCCGCGATGCAGCGGATCCTCGAAACGGGAGTGGAGTTCGACGCGCTCTTCGTCGCGAGCGATCTGATGGCTCGCGGTGCGCTCGCGGCGCTCGGACGCGCGGGCATCCGCGTTCCCGAGGACGTCGCGATCGTGGGCTTCGACGACTCGCCCGTCGCGCGCACCGTCAGCCCGCAGCTCACGACGATGCGCCAGCCCTCCCACGAGCAGGGGGAGCGCATGGCCGACATGCTGCTGTCGATCCTCTCCGGCGGCACGCCCGACCGTGTGACGATCCTGCCGACGGAGCTCATCGTCCGCGACTCCGCCTGA
- a CDS encoding MurR/RpiR family transcriptional regulator: MDGDVIEAIRTAVPRLRPAESRVGTIVLRDPDAVVSATVAELADHAGVSQASVVRFSKALGFAGFPALRMQLAQELSRNAADLERSDIAEGQLNPSDSLSDMVSKVAFHEARTIEQTARLIDLAALEEVAGRIAAGARVIAVSVGASGLAAGDLSQKLQRIGVNCLNAPDTHLQLVHAALADTDAVVIAFSFSGGTRDVLHAVEVAARTGALTVAVTGDPDSALADACDLVLRTPAREATLRAAALASRMAQLAVVDFLFLRVGQLRFDDLGSVLDATR; this comes from the coding sequence ATGGACGGCGACGTCATCGAGGCGATCCGCACGGCCGTGCCGCGTCTGCGTCCCGCGGAGTCGCGGGTCGGCACGATCGTGCTCCGCGATCCGGATGCCGTCGTCAGCGCGACCGTGGCCGAGCTCGCCGACCATGCCGGCGTCTCTCAGGCCTCGGTCGTGCGCTTCTCCAAGGCGCTCGGCTTCGCCGGTTTTCCGGCGCTGCGGATGCAGTTGGCCCAGGAGCTGTCGCGCAACGCGGCCGACCTGGAACGTTCGGACATCGCCGAAGGACAGCTCAACCCCTCGGACTCACTGTCCGACATGGTCTCCAAGGTCGCCTTCCACGAGGCGCGCACGATCGAGCAGACCGCGCGGCTGATCGACCTCGCGGCGCTGGAGGAGGTCGCCGGGCGCATCGCCGCGGGCGCGCGCGTGATCGCGGTCAGCGTGGGCGCGTCGGGCCTGGCCGCCGGCGACCTGTCGCAGAAGCTCCAGCGCATCGGGGTGAACTGCCTCAACGCCCCCGACACGCATCTGCAGCTCGTTCACGCCGCGCTCGCCGACACGGATGCCGTCGTCATCGCCTTCTCGTTCAGTGGGGGCACCCGCGACGTGCTGCACGCGGTCGAGGTCGCCGCCCGCACAGGAGCCCTGACCGTCGCCGTGACCGGCGACCCCGACTCGGCGCTCGCCGACGCCTGCGACCTCGTGCTGCGCACACCCGCACGGGAGGCGACGCTGCGCGCGGCGGCGCTGGCCAGCCGCATGGCGCAGCTCGCCGTCGTCGACTTCCTCTTCCTGAGGGTCGGGCAGCTGCGTTTCGATGATCTCGGATCGGTGCTGGACGCCACTCGATAG